The following proteins are encoded in a genomic region of Thiomonas sp. X19:
- the yidC gene encoding membrane protein insertase YidC, with amino-acid sequence MDFRRSVLWVIFTISVIFLYNSWLRYNGQSGLFGEAPVATAPAPAAVGRSGDVPTPTASTAAVPPGGVPAPAVATAATSPAARLTTIRTDVLDMKVSSEGGNLVYARLLDYTSHVDAKDDVVLFDNSGSNIYMAQSGLVGGDFPNHKTPMTLLPGPTDMGSADTLTVRLQSPVVGGLQLTRSYTFKRGSYVIAVRNTIVNKGAAPATAQLYMQLVRDGNDPSTGTHFYHTFTGPAVYDSKDKFQKYEFKDISDQVKTIKSEDGWLAMVQHYFVTAWLPQPDKGAREFYLRKLEPNLYAVGVMLPLPTLAPGAQTVQSDTLYVGPEIESQLAGLAPGFELVKDYGWVTIIAKPLFWALEQVHKVLGNWGWSIIGLTILLKLLFFPLTAASYKSMARMKAVAPRLTALRERHKDDPAAMNAAMVEMYRKEKINPLGGCLPIVIQIPVFIALYWVLLSSVELRGAPWILWIHDLSAKDPFYILPVIMTGTSFLQVMLNPKPPDPMQARLMMIMPLAFSVMFFFFPAGLVLYWLTNNIFSIAQQWFINKKMGVPEFTQPK; translated from the coding sequence ATGGACTTTCGCCGCTCCGTTTTGTGGGTGATTTTCACCATCTCGGTGATCTTTCTGTACAACTCCTGGCTGCGCTACAACGGCCAGAGCGGCCTGTTTGGCGAAGCGCCGGTGGCCACGGCTCCTGCGCCTGCGGCCGTCGGCCGCTCGGGCGATGTGCCCACGCCCACCGCGTCGACCGCCGCTGTGCCGCCTGGCGGGGTGCCCGCGCCCGCGGTGGCAACTGCCGCAACGTCTCCCGCTGCCCGGCTCACCACCATCCGCACCGACGTGTTGGACATGAAGGTGTCGAGCGAGGGCGGCAATCTGGTCTACGCGCGGCTGCTGGACTACACCAGCCATGTCGATGCCAAGGATGACGTGGTGCTGTTCGACAACAGCGGCAGCAACATCTATATGGCGCAAAGCGGGCTGGTGGGCGGCGACTTCCCCAACCACAAGACACCGATGACGCTGCTGCCCGGGCCGACCGACATGGGCTCGGCCGACACGCTCACGGTGCGCCTGCAGTCGCCGGTGGTGGGCGGGCTGCAGCTCACGCGCAGCTACACCTTCAAGCGCGGCAGCTATGTGATCGCGGTGCGCAACACCATCGTCAACAAGGGCGCGGCGCCAGCGACGGCCCAGCTTTACATGCAACTCGTGCGCGACGGCAACGACCCGAGCACCGGCACCCACTTCTATCACACCTTCACCGGCCCCGCGGTCTACGACAGCAAGGACAAGTTCCAAAAATACGAGTTCAAGGACATCAGCGACCAGGTCAAGACCATCAAGAGCGAAGATGGCTGGCTGGCGATGGTGCAGCATTACTTCGTCACCGCCTGGCTGCCGCAGCCGGACAAGGGCGCCCGCGAGTTCTACCTGCGCAAGCTCGAGCCCAATCTGTATGCGGTCGGCGTGATGCTGCCCCTGCCGACGCTCGCGCCGGGGGCGCAGACGGTGCAGAGCGACACGCTGTATGTCGGCCCCGAGATCGAGAGCCAGCTCGCCGGCCTGGCACCCGGCTTCGAGCTGGTGAAGGACTACGGCTGGGTGACCATCATCGCCAAGCCGCTGTTCTGGGCGCTGGAGCAGGTTCACAAGGTGCTGGGCAACTGGGGTTGGTCCATCATCGGCCTGACCATCCTGCTCAAGCTGCTGTTCTTCCCGCTCACGGCCGCCAGCTACAAGTCGATGGCGCGGATGAAGGCCGTGGCCCCGCGCCTGACGGCGCTGCGCGAGCGCCACAAGGACGACCCGGCGGCGATGAATGCCGCCATGGTGGAGATGTACCGCAAGGAGAAGATCAACCCGCTGGGCGGCTGCCTGCCCATCGTGATTCAGATTCCGGTGTTCATCGCGCTCTACTGGGTGCTGCTGTCCAGCGTCGAGTTGCGCGGGGCGCCGTGGATTTTGTGGATCCACGATCTCTCGGCCAAGGATCCGTTCTACATCCTGCCGGTGATCATGACGGGGACCTCGTTCCTGCAAGTCATGCTCAACCCCAAGCCGCCCGATCCGATGCAGGCGCGGCTGATGATGATCATGCCGCTGGCGTTCTCGGTGATGTTCTTCTTCTTCCCGGCCGGCCTGGTGCTGTACTGGCTGACGAACAACATCTTCTCCATCGCCCAGCAGTGGTTCATCAACAAGAAAATGGGCGTGCCGGAATTCACCCAACCCAAGTGA
- the mnmE gene encoding tRNA uridine-5-carboxymethylaminomethyl(34) synthesis GTPase MnmE, whose protein sequence is MNPLARQADPIAAVATAPGRGAVGIVRATGRDLRDLVRALCGRDLEPRHATLLPFRDAEGRVIDTGLALHFPAPHSYTGEDVLELQAHGGPVVLQLLLLRLLELGRDSGLRPAEPGEFTQRAFLNGKLDLAQAEAVADLIDATTATAARSASRSLAGELSQRVHALADRLRELRALVEATLDFPEEDIDFIRAAGVAGRLQALQEQLAAMLARTRQGALLREGLHVVLAGQPNVGKSSLLNALAGAELAIVTDVPGTTRDRVSQAIQIEGVPLHIIDTAGLRDTGDAVERIGVARSWDAIAEADAVVFLHDLTRLHEPDYALAEAQIAASLARHRPTLLHAWNKVDALDASVAEVRRRQFCQAMGWAEDETAALNFSARQHTGLDALRQALLAGCGWRTLPEGVFLARTRHVQALEACAAHLMVGQGLLGAAVPALDLLAEELRLAHQPLMAITGAVTADDLLGDIFSRFCIGK, encoded by the coding sequence ATGAACCCGCTGGCGCGGCAGGCGGACCCCATCGCCGCCGTGGCCACCGCGCCAGGTCGCGGCGCGGTCGGCATCGTGCGGGCCACGGGCCGCGACTTGCGCGACCTGGTTCGAGCGCTGTGCGGGCGCGACCTCGAACCGCGCCACGCCACGCTGCTGCCGTTTCGCGACGCCGAGGGGCGCGTCATCGACACCGGGTTGGCGCTGCATTTCCCGGCGCCGCATTCCTATACCGGCGAAGACGTGCTGGAGTTGCAGGCGCACGGCGGTCCGGTGGTGCTGCAACTGCTGCTGCTGCGCTTGCTGGAACTGGGCCGCGACAGCGGTCTGCGCCCGGCCGAACCGGGCGAGTTCACCCAGCGCGCGTTTCTCAACGGCAAGCTCGATCTGGCGCAGGCCGAAGCCGTCGCCGACCTGATCGATGCCACCACGGCAACCGCGGCGCGCAGCGCCTCGCGCTCACTCGCCGGCGAGTTGTCGCAGCGGGTGCACGCACTGGCGGATCGCCTGCGCGAGCTTCGCGCCCTGGTGGAGGCGACGCTGGATTTTCCCGAGGAAGACATCGACTTCATCCGGGCCGCGGGCGTGGCCGGCCGGCTGCAGGCGTTGCAGGAGCAGCTGGCGGCGATGTTGGCGCGCACCCGCCAGGGGGCGTTGCTGCGCGAGGGCCTGCATGTGGTGCTGGCCGGCCAGCCGAACGTGGGCAAGAGCTCGCTGCTCAACGCCCTGGCGGGGGCGGAGCTGGCCATCGTCACCGACGTGCCCGGCACCACGCGCGACCGCGTCAGCCAGGCCATCCAGATCGAGGGCGTGCCGCTGCACATCATCGACACCGCGGGGCTGCGTGACACGGGTGACGCCGTCGAGCGCATCGGCGTGGCGCGCAGCTGGGACGCGATTGCCGAGGCCGACGCCGTGGTGTTCCTGCACGACCTCACCCGCCTGCACGAACCCGACTACGCGCTGGCCGAGGCGCAAATTGCCGCCAGCCTGGCGCGGCACCGCCCGACGCTGTTGCATGCCTGGAACAAGGTCGACGCGCTGGACGCGTCCGTGGCCGAGGTCAGGCGCCGGCAATTCTGCCAGGCGATGGGCTGGGCTGAGGACGAGACCGCCGCGCTGAATTTTTCAGCGCGCCAGCACACCGGGCTGGACGCGCTGCGCCAGGCCCTGCTTGCCGGCTGTGGCTGGCGGACGCTGCCCGAGGGCGTGTTTCTCGCCCGCACCCGCCATGTCCAGGCGCTCGAGGCCTGCGCCGCGCATCTCATGGTGGGACAGGGGCTGTTGGGGGCGGCCGTGCCGGCACTCGACCTGCTGGCCGAGGAACTTCGGCTGGCGCATCAGCCGCTGATGGCGATCACCGGCGCAGTGACGGCGGATGATTTACTTGGCGACATTTTCAGCCGCTTTTGCATCGGCAAGTAA
- the tatA gene encoding Sec-independent protein translocase subunit TatA, which yields MGEFSIWHWLIVLVIVMMVFGTKKLKNIGTDLGQAVKGFKDGIRDAESTEAAASTATTPPTSASAADAAGEVSRKLTAHDVVDVAEVPAKTTTQEPR from the coding sequence ATGGGTGAATTCAGCATCTGGCATTGGCTCATCGTGCTGGTGATCGTGATGATGGTGTTCGGCACCAAGAAGTTGAAGAACATCGGCACCGATCTGGGCCAGGCGGTGAAGGGCTTCAAGGACGGCATCCGCGACGCCGAGTCGACCGAAGCGGCGGCGTCCACCGCAACGACGCCGCCGACGTCGGCTTCTGCCGCCGACGCCGCGGGCGAAGTCAGCCGCAAGTTGACGGCGCACGATGTTGTGGACGTGGCCGAAGTGCCCGCCAAGACCACGACGCAAGAGCCGCGCTGA
- a CDS encoding D-2-hydroxyacid dehydrogenase family protein, whose amino-acid sequence MNIVILDDYQDAVRKLACFASLSGHDVKVFNNNVKGSGQLAVRLRDAQVVVLNRERTTLNRAVLEKCPKLKLVVQTGRAGAHLDVDACTQLGIGVVEGSVDAAPAAEFTWALIMAAMRRLPQHVASLKQGAWQQPGLKSQSMPVNFGLGQRLAGKTLGIWGYGRIGRIVAGYGQAFGMRVLVWGREASRHAAAEQGLEVAESREVLFAQSDVLSLHLRLNDETRGLITLADLSQMKPQAVLVNTARAELIAPDALVSALNRGRPGMAAVDVFESEPIMRGNPLLRLENAICTPHVGYVELEHYEHLFGQAFAAIVHFAAGRTDGLLNPKAVERLR is encoded by the coding sequence ATGAATATCGTGATCCTGGATGACTATCAGGACGCCGTGCGCAAGTTGGCCTGTTTCGCCAGCCTGAGCGGGCACGACGTCAAAGTGTTCAACAACAACGTGAAGGGCTCCGGCCAGTTGGCCGTGCGTTTGCGCGATGCCCAGGTGGTGGTGCTCAATCGCGAGCGCACCACGCTGAACCGTGCGGTGCTGGAGAAGTGCCCCAAGCTCAAGCTGGTGGTGCAGACCGGACGCGCCGGCGCCCATCTGGATGTGGACGCCTGCACCCAGCTCGGCATCGGCGTGGTCGAAGGCAGTGTCGACGCCGCGCCTGCGGCCGAGTTCACCTGGGCCCTCATCATGGCGGCGATGCGGCGCCTGCCGCAGCATGTCGCCAGCCTGAAGCAAGGCGCCTGGCAGCAGCCGGGGCTGAAGTCGCAATCCATGCCCGTGAACTTCGGCCTGGGCCAGCGCCTGGCCGGCAAGACCCTGGGCATTTGGGGCTATGGCCGCATCGGCCGCATCGTGGCCGGCTACGGCCAGGCCTTCGGCATGCGGGTGTTGGTGTGGGGGCGCGAAGCGTCGCGTCATGCCGCGGCGGAGCAGGGCCTGGAGGTGGCCGAAAGCCGCGAAGTCCTCTTCGCGCAAAGCGATGTGCTCTCCTTGCACCTGCGCCTGAACGACGAGACGCGCGGCCTCATCACCCTGGCCGACCTGTCGCAGATGAAGCCTCAGGCCGTGTTGGTGAACACCGCGCGCGCCGAACTCATCGCCCCGGACGCGCTGGTTTCGGCGCTCAACCGCGGCCGCCCCGGCATGGCGGCGGTGGACGTGTTCGAGTCCGAACCCATCATGCGGGGCAATCCGCTGCTGCGCCTGGAGAACGCCATCTGCACGCCTCATGTCGGCTATGTGGAACTGGAGCATTACGAGCACCTGTTCGGCCAGGCCTTTGCCGCCATCGTGCATTTCGCCGCCGGCCGTACCGACGGCCTGCTCAACCCCAAGGCCGTGGAGCGGCTGCGCTGA
- a CDS encoding CoxG family protein, giving the protein MDVQGKRNIPLTPEQTWEALNTTAMLKACIPGCESVTQTGDGQFEVVQVLNIANYKTRFSSTLTLEDVNPPHSYVLRFEGNGGNAGFGLGRALIALQPSDGGTQMNYQANAEVGGAIAQMGQSAVDQAVKGLIEDFFARFERNVRGEDGGLMPNSMVERLWLKMPPWAWAISTLVAVFIIYWGLHGTW; this is encoded by the coding sequence ATGGACGTCCAAGGCAAACGCAACATCCCCCTCACCCCGGAACAAACGTGGGAAGCGCTCAACACCACGGCCATGCTCAAAGCCTGCATTCCGGGCTGCGAGTCGGTCACGCAGACTGGTGACGGCCAGTTCGAGGTCGTGCAGGTTTTGAACATTGCGAACTACAAGACCCGTTTTTCCAGCACCCTGACGCTGGAAGACGTGAATCCACCGCACAGCTACGTGCTGCGTTTCGAGGGCAATGGCGGCAATGCGGGCTTCGGCCTGGGTCGGGCGCTCATCGCCCTGCAGCCCAGTGACGGCGGCACGCAGATGAACTACCAGGCGAACGCCGAGGTCGGCGGCGCCATCGCGCAGATGGGCCAGAGCGCGGTGGACCAGGCGGTCAAGGGGCTGATCGAGGATTTCTTCGCCCGCTTCGAGCGCAATGTGCGCGGCGAGGATGGCGGCCTCATGCCCAACAGCATGGTCGAGCGTCTGTGGCTCAAGATGCCGCCCTGGGCCTGGGCCATCTCCACGCTGGTGGCGGTGTTCATCATTTACTGGGGCCTGCACGGCACCTGGTGA